The Mixta hanseatica genome includes a region encoding these proteins:
- the ilvE gene encoding branched-chain-amino-acid transaminase, whose protein sequence is MSTKKADFIWFNGEMVKWEEAKVSVMSHALHYGTSVFEGVRCYDSHKGPVVFRHREHMQRLHDSAKIYRFPLKHSVEELMEACREVLRVNKLQSAYIRPLAFVGDVGLGVNPPDGYSTDVIIAAFPWGAYLGAEALEQGIDAMVSSWNRVAPNTIPTAAKAGGNYLSSLLVGSEARRHGYQEGIALDTNGYISEGAGENLFEVKDGILFTPPFTSSALPGITRDAIIKLAKDAGIEVREQVLSRESLYLADEVFMSGTAAEITPVRSVDGIKVGEGKCGPVTKRIQQAFFGLFTGETEDKWGWLDPVNP, encoded by the coding sequence ATGAGTACGAAGAAAGCAGACTTTATCTGGTTCAACGGCGAGATGGTGAAATGGGAAGAGGCAAAAGTTAGCGTGATGTCTCACGCCCTGCATTACGGCACGTCTGTTTTTGAAGGCGTACGCTGCTACGATTCGCATAAAGGACCTGTCGTCTTCCGCCACCGTGAACATATGCAGCGCCTGCATGACTCTGCCAAAATTTATCGTTTCCCGCTGAAACATAGCGTGGAAGAGCTGATGGAAGCCTGCCGTGAAGTTCTGCGCGTGAATAAACTGCAGAGTGCTTATATTCGTCCTTTGGCATTTGTCGGTGATGTAGGTCTGGGCGTTAATCCGCCGGATGGCTACAGCACTGATGTCATTATCGCCGCCTTCCCGTGGGGCGCTTACCTGGGCGCAGAAGCGCTGGAGCAGGGCATTGATGCGATGGTTTCCTCATGGAATCGCGTTGCGCCTAATACCATTCCTACCGCCGCTAAAGCGGGCGGCAACTACCTTTCCTCTCTGCTGGTCGGCAGCGAAGCCCGCCGCCATGGCTATCAGGAAGGTATCGCACTGGATACCAACGGCTATATCTCTGAAGGCGCAGGCGAAAACCTGTTTGAAGTAAAAGACGGTATCCTGTTTACCCCGCCGTTTACCTCATCTGCGCTGCCGGGCATTACCCGTGATGCGATTATCAAACTGGCGAAAGATGCCGGCATTGAAGTGCGTGAGCAGGTATTGTCGCGTGAATCCCTCTACCTGGCCGATGAAGTCTTTATGTCCGGCACCGCGGCTGAAATTACGCCGGTGCGTAGCGTTGACGGCATCAAAGTGGGTGAAGGCAAATGCGGTCCAGTGACGAAACGTATCCAGCAGGCATTCTTTGGCCTGTTCACCGGCGAAACTGAAGATAAATGGGGCTGGCTGGATCCGGTAAACCCATAA
- the ilvM gene encoding acetolactate synthase 2 small subunit, protein MNQHQLSIEARFRPEVLERILRVIRHRGFQVCAMNMASVANAENINIEMTVASQRSVDLLSTQLSKLMDVACVQIQQQTTQQIRA, encoded by the coding sequence ATGAACCAGCACCAGTTGTCTATCGAAGCACGTTTCCGACCTGAAGTTCTGGAGCGCATTTTGCGCGTCATCCGTCACCGCGGTTTTCAGGTTTGCGCGATGAATATGGCCAGCGTGGCCAACGCTGAGAATATTAATATTGAAATGACCGTTGCCAGTCAGCGCTCAGTCGATTTACTGTCAACACAGCTGAGCAAACTGATGGATGTCGCTTGCGTCCAGATTCAACAACAGACAACACAACAAATCCGCGCATAG